GACCGTGCTGCAGTGGGAAGTGGTTTCATTTTGCAAGCTGACTCCGCCCAGGGGATGGGCAACTCGAATTGGGCAAGACGGACGATCAATGGCCTGCCGCGCAACCTTCGCGCAGCAAACCCGACTGGTTCTCCGTCGAAACCATAGCTCACGCGTTGCTAACGAGCGATCGCGATAGTGGCAAAATGTCAACATTAAGAAAGGCGATCCGGTTATGCTGAAAGCACGGTCAGTACCATCCCTTCAAACGGCACAACCACGAACCAAATCAAGTCAACATGCGAGCCGGCGGAATCATTCTGTGCGGTGGAAAGAGCAGCCGAATGGGGCTGCCGAAGGCCACACTTCCCTTCGGGTCAGAGTTCATGCTCCAACGAGTCCATCGCCTGCTGAGCGAAGTAGTGCGGCCGATTGTGGTGGTTGTCGCTGAGGGGCAACCTTTGCCCGGATTACCCACTGGCACGCTCTATGCCTGCGACCAGCGCCCGGATCGTGGCCCGCTCGAAGGCTTACTGGCAGGCATGAAAGCAATCGAGCCTGTTTGCGACTTGGCTTACGTCACTAGCTGCGATGTACCACTACTGCAGCCCAGCTTGGTTCGCCAACTGCTGCAACTGACGGCTGATTTCGATGCTGTCGCGCCGCGGCAAGAAGAGTTTTGTCACCCACTCTCCGCCGTTTATCAGACCAGGATCATTCCCACGATTGAGAAGCTGTTGGCCCGCGACCTGCTGCGGGCGTCGAACTTGCTGCAGCAGATTCGCACGCGATACATTCCGGTCGATGATCTGCGTCTCAGCGATCCAAACTTGCTCACATTACGAAATCTCAATCGGCCCGAAGAATACTTCGAAGCGCTTGCCGTAGCTGGGTTTGAAATTGATCCGACCATCAAAGCCGGACTTTTGGCAAAGTAAGAACTACAGTTGCAACGGTTCGCCGGCGAGCTGTCGTTCGTTACGAGTCAGTTCGTACATATCGTGAATGAGTTGAGCATCGCAGGGCCGCTGCTGAACACTACGGCGGGCAAACATTCGCTGCTGAGTGGCGATCATGATGTCGGCAGGCAATTCAGTGACCTGCCCGAATAGCCGGGCATAGTTCACAAAGCTGGCGACATTCGTCGTCACATAGCCATAGAGCATGCTGCAACAGCCCACAGTCTTGCCAGTGAAGATGCCGGTGTTGATGGCCGACTTGGAATAATCGCCCATCATGCAGCCGACAAACTGCATGCCGGTTTGCACGGCCTCGCCGCGGTAATCCATCTTCACGTTGCCGTACGTGTTCTTCAGGTCGCTATTGCAAGTTCCTGCACCCAAGTTGATCCAACTGCCAAGATAGCTGTGCCCGAGAAAGCCGTGATGCTGCTTGTTCGTATACGGTTCGACGATGCTGGCTTCCACTTCGCCACCGATTTTTGTCGTATGCCCCAGCGACACAGCATCTTTAATCGCCGAGTGCTCGATCACTCGTGCGCGTGGCCCCAAGTAGGCGGGACCTCGCAGGAACGAATATGGTCCGACGGTCGCATTTTCATCCAACAACACGGGACCTTTACTCGTATCGGTTGTGCAATATTGCCCCAGCAAAGCACCCGTCGCAGCAAACACACCGTCCGCAATTTCTTGATACTTGCCGCTGGCAATGCGCCGTTCGAGGCTGGCCGCAATAATCGAAAGGTTGTAACGAACCAGATCGTGGGGCCAGGTGAGCAGCGGCAAATCGCGCTCAATCACTGGCAGCTTCCACAGTGCCGGCGTATGCAGGTACTCGTGAAAGCGATTCACATCGGCGTGCGAGGGAGGCTGTGGACCTTCGCGGTGAATCAAGGCAGCTGCGATGGTTTCACCGTCGCGCACGGTTCCCGGTCGACCTTCAGCGACCAACTGCTTCAATGTTTCGAAGGTACCCACGGAAGGAACCAGACGGGCATTCACGAGCAAAGCGGTTGCTTCACCATTGGCGGGTACCGCGGTGAATTGCGGATAATCCACTTGCTGAATCGTGGTCAGATGCGGACGAACAATGCCACGCAGCGAAGCGCCTAATTCAGTGCTTAATTCGCCCAGCCAATCAATGAGTCGATAACTGCCGCAAGTCATCGCGTACGCGGCTCGGCCCACGGTAATGGGGAAAAGTCGATTGATCCATTCGTCTTCAAAAACGATGATTTGCATCGCAGGCTCGGGCAAGGTGAGGGGGCATGCGCCATTGTAGCGCATCGGGCCGCCTTGCAAGGGTAGCTTGCGGTTTTGCGCGAACGTTATTCCGTATCGCTTGAATAGATTTCCGGCACGAGCAGATATTCGCTACCTTCGGCAATACTCGTTGGCTGAAACGCAGTCACATTCAGCCGCTCGTTGAGCGCAGCCAAACCTTGACAGAAGACAAGGCCAGTCGGACAGCGATCACGAACGACGACAGCCACGTCTTGTTCGCTTTCGGCAAAATGCTCCATCATTTCGTTTAAGGAGGTTGTTTCATCAAACTTGGCAAATTCGGTCTGCATGACATGCCGCACCAGCCGTACCGATGCCTGCCGCGGACGACTTCCCTGAGAACGAACATTGGCCAGTTTAGTAGCTGTGATTAAACCTAAAAGTCGCCCTTCGAGATCAACGACCGGCAACGTGGCCAATTGAGTTTGATCGAAAAGGGCCAGTCCTTGATCGACCGTTTCATCCGCGCCGATCAGCACGGGGCAAGGAATCATCACATCGCGGGCGACGGTCGTTGCAAACAACTGCCCTTCGGATGCCAACTCAGTCCAGCTTTGCTGATCTTCGTCCACCTCGTCGCTATGGACCACGCAGTTGCGACCCGAGACCTTGGCCAACTGCAGCGCGGTTATGGCCCGTTGCAGGGCGATGTCGGCTGGCTCGTCGGTTTGCACCGCAGTAAAGCCCAAGCTGGCGGTGACTTGCACCGAAGTGCCATTCGCCTGTAGCGAAGTCGCCTGCAATGACTTTAGCCATCCGCTGGCGAGAGACTCGGCCGCAGCGTCGTCGTGTGCGGCGAAGAGTATCGCCAGTCGATTATCGTGGAGCACGCCCGGGAGCGCCGTTGCCGGGAGCGCTTTCTTGATCGATTGCGCCGCGCCACGGAGCAGTTCGCGATAGGCAATCAACCCTTGCACGCGGGCAAAGCGGCCAAACGAATCGAAATCCAGCACTGCGACGTAGGGGGGAGTTGCCCTGGCTTTTTCTGCGGCAGAGGCCTGCAACCACGGTTTCCACTGTTTGAGCCAGGCATTTCGTTCGGCTAAGCCCGTGATGACATCGAGCCCGTTCTGCTCGGCGAGGCGGCGTTCGTATTCCAGCACACGTGCGCCGGCGCGTAGGCGCGCCAGCAATTCCCCATAGACAACGTCGCGTGCGAGAAAGTCGTCGAAGCCGGCTTCTAACGATTCAGTAAGTGCGGCGACCTCAGGAAGTTCTACCAGGAGCATGCAATAGGTGAAAACCTGCTGGGCTCCAAGCCTGCGTACTTGTCGACAAAGTTGCTTGTTCGCCAGGCTCTCTGTCGAACCATCGACGAGCAGGAAGTCCGGCGGATTTGCTTCCGCGGAGGCCAGAGTCTGCGCTTCGTCGCTCGCTTGCCGCACTTCGTAGCCAAAGATATCGAGAAATTTCGACATCCGCCGCAGCAAGGTGCGATCGGCCGACACAATCAAAATGGAGAAAGGGCGAGCTGACATCGGTGGCTTTCACCCAAGGGTGCAAAGGGGGCAACGCCAGGCGCGAACACACGTAGATCGCGCGGAAGCATGGCCTCTGGCACAAACTTAGGTTACAGATTCGGTGCTGCCTTAGCCGCGCCAAATATTTCTCAGCAAGATAGCGGCTTCTTGTCAATTCATGACGTACGTTTCAGTTGGCTCGCGCTGCCGAAGCGGTGTCATTGTCGGCAATGCGTAGTCAAATTCGACAGGCTTGGTCGACCCAGATCCAAACCACTGGTCGCAAACCACTGCGGGGCTGTCATGCGAACGAAGATTCTATTGCCGGAAACAAAGCTATCTCCTTATCTCGAGCGTGTTGGGGGGACGCCCGGCGAGCCCGTTGTGCTCGAGAAGTTCCCTTTTACCCTGGGGCGCAACGAGTCGTGCGACTATCAGGTCCCTTCAACGCGAGTCTCTCGCGAACATGCCGCCATCAATAAAGATGGCCGCCACTTTCGGATCAAAGACCTGGGCAGCACGAACGGCACGCTCTTGAACGGCAAGAAGGTCGCCGAAGCGCTACTAAGTGACGGCGATCTGCTCACTTTTGCCGATGCCGAGTTCTGCTTCCGCACGCCTTGTAACGAATCAGCTCGCGTCACAGTGACCCACGTGATGGACGGCGGCTCGGTTGCCGCCCACGACAACGATCTGCAGTCCGAAGACCGCGCTGCCCGCGATTTTATCCTGGCCGTCCGCTCATTGAACGAAGGCTTACTCCATCGAGGCCTGCGCACCCGCTTTCAGCCTGTTGTGGAATTGGCGACCGGGCAAGCCATCGGTTACGAGGCGCTCCGGCGAATCGAGAACCACTCGGGCGAAGTCCCTGCAGGCGAACGAGTCCTGCAAAGCGTCGATTGCCGGCTGACGGAGCGTTGGCATCAGTTGCATCGCCTGCTGGCCGCCGAACAAGCCGCTGAAGCCACGGGCGCGAACCTGCTGTTCTTGAATCTGCAGCCCGCTGAAGTCGGTGCCGATGGACTTCCCGAGACGTTGGCTCAACTGCAAAGTCGCTTGTCGGGCAAAAAGCTGATC
Above is a window of Anatilimnocola aggregata DNA encoding:
- a CDS encoding EAL domain-containing protein; translation: MRTKILLPETKLSPYLERVGGTPGEPVVLEKFPFTLGRNESCDYQVPSTRVSREHAAINKDGRHFRIKDLGSTNGTLLNGKKVAEALLSDGDLLTFADAEFCFRTPCNESARVTVTHVMDGGSVAAHDNDLQSEDRAARDFILAVRSLNEGLLHRGLRTRFQPVVELATGQAIGYEALRRIENHSGEVPAGERVLQSVDCRLTERWHQLHRLLAAEQAAEATGANLLFLNLQPAEVGADGLPETLAQLQSRLSGKKLIAEIPHSAVVDIPFFRDFLSRLRELNVGVCYAGFSSGQNQVRAHEQFAPDYLQLAPALARGVDRSTQRQQQIKALVEAAVAAGCKIIATGVHSENEAQTCRELGCQLAQGDHYGRPQTMQWASLA
- a CDS encoding diguanylate cyclase domain-containing protein, with product MSARPFSILIVSADRTLLRRMSKFLDIFGYEVRQASDEAQTLASAEANPPDFLLVDGSTESLANKQLCRQVRRLGAQQVFTYCMLLVELPEVAALTESLEAGFDDFLARDVVYGELLARLRAGARVLEYERRLAEQNGLDVITGLAERNAWLKQWKPWLQASAAEKARATPPYVAVLDFDSFGRFARVQGLIAYRELLRGAAQSIKKALPATALPGVLHDNRLAILFAAHDDAAAESLASGWLKSLQATSLQANGTSVQVTASLGFTAVQTDEPADIALQRAITALQLAKVSGRNCVVHSDEVDEDQQSWTELASEGQLFATTVARDVMIPCPVLIGADETVDQGLALFDQTQLATLPVVDLEGRLLGLITATKLANVRSQGSRPRQASVRLVRHVMQTEFAKFDETTSLNEMMEHFAESEQDVAVVVRDRCPTGLVFCQGLAALNERLNVTAFQPTSIAEGSEYLLVPEIYSSDTE
- a CDS encoding putative sugar nucleotidyl transferase; protein product: MQIIVFEDEWINRLFPITVGRAAYAMTCGSYRLIDWLGELSTELGASLRGIVRPHLTTIQQVDYPQFTAVPANGEATALLVNARLVPSVGTFETLKQLVAEGRPGTVRDGETIAAALIHREGPQPPSHADVNRFHEYLHTPALWKLPVIERDLPLLTWPHDLVRYNLSIIAASLERRIASGKYQEIADGVFAATGALLGQYCTTDTSKGPVLLDENATVGPYSFLRGPAYLGPRARVIEHSAIKDAVSLGHTTKIGGEVEASIVEPYTNKQHHGFLGHSYLGSWINLGAGTCNSDLKNTYGNVKMDYRGEAVQTGMQFVGCMMGDYSKSAINTGIFTGKTVGCCSMLYGYVTTNVASFVNYARLFGQVTELPADIMIATQQRMFARRSVQQRPCDAQLIHDMYELTRNERQLAGEPLQL
- the mobA gene encoding molybdenum cofactor guanylyltransferase, whose amino-acid sequence is MRAGGIILCGGKSSRMGLPKATLPFGSEFMLQRVHRLLSEVVRPIVVVVAEGQPLPGLPTGTLYACDQRPDRGPLEGLLAGMKAIEPVCDLAYVTSCDVPLLQPSLVRQLLQLTADFDAVAPRQEEFCHPLSAVYQTRIIPTIEKLLARDLLRASNLLQQIRTRYIPVDDLRLSDPNLLTLRNLNRPEEYFEALAVAGFEIDPTIKAGLLAK